The following proteins are encoded in a genomic region of Coffea eugenioides isolate CCC68of chromosome 6, Ceug_1.0, whole genome shotgun sequence:
- the LOC113775258 gene encoding receptor-like serine/threonine-protein kinase ALE2 isoform X6 yields the protein MGVVVLQVVFSVLKVTVLAAFLAFQGSSGYSLPPSPSTFPVFSPGGDAIAAPPTPAGLPNGAFVDPPLLLPPLNSASAPQKVKDHIPSLPPSTLVLSPSDSMPIPVIANDTVPPLPPGPEASAPRASPSRISPQSPPTSLPLVPESVPSKPAQSRAPEAPFMATAPASNTHASKRAPQNSLPPGISSSILPVGLSPGKSPGNPLSIPPALPKEPPSTSSEPDTAPASSPVATPPNGTSTQQSPVSTSPAKAPSVHDNMGNSDNAPSPLPSRNAPVVSGSNSPASQPSSFQWHHGKNYKRTPAPSVYMAPPPASAVEAPPDNSSSDPKTDFRFHAPPPLNPVSGSNSPASQPSSFQWHHGKNYKRTPAPSVYMAPPPASAVEAPPDNSSSDPKTDFRFHAPPPLNPGSSTPPSHFPFPTPKSYDSSSPSPHPSSSSQQMPIHSPKMSPTRPMPRMPKMPLQLPFQALPPPPPNGDCTSFTCSEPLTNGAPGSPCVCVLPIQVGLRLSVALYNFFPLVSEFAAEVAAGVFLKPSQVRIMGANAASQDPEKTIVLTDLVPLGETFDNTTAYLTFRRFWLKEVIIQTSLFGDYEVLYVHYPGLPPSPPSASSDIGTIETDPYSSRNNNGAAIKPFGVDVGRQHHRGGLSRSVIAIIVLSTSIVVIFCCAIAWVLVLKHREQLCPPDSTPPATMPSLAKSSGIPASMIGSGPSSAALSYGSSIAAYAGSAKCFSTCDMEKATDNFSETRILGEGGFGRVYSGVLEDGTHVAVKVLKRADQQGGREFLSEIEMLSRLHHRNLVKLIGICTEERTRCLIYELIPNGSVESHLHGVHQEHAPLDWGARLKIALGAARGLAYLHEDSSPRVIHRDFKSSNILLEHDFTPKVSDFGLARTALDEENKHISTRVMGTFGYVAPEYAMTGHLLVKSDVYSYGVVLLELLTGRKPVDMSQPPGQENLVSWARPVLTSKEGLESIIDPTLGPDFPFDGISKVAAIASMCVQPEVSNRPFMGEVVQALKLICNECDETKEMGSRSCSQEDLSLDMDTGISNTLDSLGVPLHGQSPVSHYGQSPVSHYDCEVDVERGISVSDLLSSSARYAMQDSGPLGRHSGSGPLTLGKARQLWQKMRRLSGGTVSEHGLMFKSWRGSR from the exons ATGGGAGTGGTGGTGCTGCAAGTTGTGTTCTCGGTGCTGAAGGTCACTGTCTTGGCTGCTTTCTTGGCGTTTCAAGGATCTTCTG GGTATAGCTTGCCTCCATCTCCATCAACATTTCCTGTATTTTCTCCAGGTGGCGATGCAATAGCTGCTCCACCGACCCCAGCAGGTCTCCCTAATG GGGCATTTGTGGACCCTCCACTCTTATTGCCGCCTCTTAATTCTGCGTCCGCACCCCAAAAGGTGAAAGATCATATACCATCTCTTCCACCAAGTACTCTAGTTTTGTCGCCAAGTGATTCAATGCCGATCCCGGTAATTGCTAATGACACCGTCCCTCCATTGCCACCAGGTCCTGAAGCCTCAG CACCACGAGCATCTCCATCAAGAATATCTCCACAAAGTCCACCAACTAGCCTACCACTTGTACCGGAATCCGTTCCTTCAAAACCTGCTCAAAGTAGGGCTCCCGAAGCTCCTTTTATGGCAACTGCCCCAG CATCCAACACACATGCATCAAAGAGAGCACCACAAAATTCACTGCCCCCTGGGATATCATCATCCATTCTTCCTG TTGGACTGTCCCCAGGCAAGTCACCAGGGAACCCATTATCTATTCCACCAGCATTACCCAAAGAACCTCCTTCCACTTCGTCAG AGCCTGATACAGCTCCTGCATCATCTCCTGTTGCCACACCACCAAATGGAACAAGCACCCAGCAGTCGCCTGTGAGCACTTCACCAGCAAAAG CTCCATCTGTTCATGATAATATGGGGAATTCCGATAATGCTCCATCTCCTCTTCCATCCCGCAATGCTCCTGTAGTTTCAGGGTCCAACTCCCCTGCATCTCAACCTTCTTCATTTCAATGGCATCATGGGAAGAATTATAAGAGAACTCCTGCTCCATCAGTATATATGGCTCCTCCTCCTGCTTCGGCTGTAGAAG CTCCTCCAGATAATTCAAGCTCAGACCCGAAGACTGACTTTAGGTTCCATGCTCCTCCACCCCTAAACCCAG TTTCAGGCTCCAACTCCCCTGCATCTCAACCTTCTTCATTTCAATGGCATCATGGGAAGAATTATAAGAGAACTCCTGCTCCATCAGTATATATGGCTCCTCCTCCTGCTTCGGCTGTAGAAG CTCCTCCAGATAATTCAAGCTCAGACCCGAAGACTGACTTTAGGTTCCATGCTCCTCCACCCCTAAACCCAG GATCCTCAACACCCCCATCTCATTTTCCCTTTCCTACACCAAAAAGCTATGATTCTTCCTCGCCATCACCACATCCTTCATCTTCATCTCAACAAA TGCCAATTCATTCCCCGAAAATGTCTCCCACAAGACCTATGCCAAGGATGCCAAAGATGCCTCTCCAGCTACCTTTTCAAGCATTACCACCTCCACCTCCTAATGGAG ATTGCACATCATTTACGTGCTCAGAGCCATTGACAAATGGTGCTCCTGGATCTCCATGCGTTTGTGTCCTACCTATACAAGTTGGACTCCGCCTAAGTGTTGCATTGTACAATTTCTTCCCTTTAGTTTCAGAGTTCGCAGCAGAAGTAGCTGCTGGAGTGTTTTTGAAGCCAAGTCAAGTTCGGATTATGGGGGCAAACGCTGCCAGCCAGGATCCAGAAAAGACCATTGTCCTCACTGACTTAGTACCCCTGGGAGAAACATTTGATAATACCACAGCTTATCTGACATTTCGAAGATTCTGGCTCAAAGAAGTTATTATACAAACTTCACTCTTTGGAGACTACGAAGTGCTTTATGTACATTATCCAG GTCTTCCACCCTCTCCACCTTCTGCATCTTCTGATATTGGTACTATAGAAACTGACCCTTATTCTAGTCGCAACAACAATGGAGCGGCCATAAAGCCATTTGGGGTTGATGTGGGCAGACAGCATCACAGAGGTGGGCTAAGTCGAAGTGTGATAGCAATTATAGTTTTGTCTACCTCTATAGTTGTAATTTTCTGCTGCGCTATTGCATGGGTATTGGTTTTAAAACACAGAGAGCAGCTCTGCCCTCCAGACTCTACTCCACCAGCTACTATGCCTTCCCTTGCAAAATCATCAG GGATTCCTGCCTCTATGATTGGAAGTGGGCCAAGTTCTGCTGCGTTATCTTATGGTTCTAGCATTGCAGCATATGCTGGTTCTGCAAAATGTTTTAGTACATGTGATATGGAGAAAGCCACAGATAACTTCAGTGAAACAAGAATACTTGGTGAAGGCGGCTTTGGTCGTGTTTATAGTGGCGTGCTTGAAGATGGGACTCATGTGGCTGTAAAAGTTCTAAAGCGAGCTGACCAGCAGGGAGGTCGTGAGTTCTTGTCGGAAATAGAGATGCTTAGTCGCCTTCATCACCGAAACTTGGTCAAGTTGATTGGTATATGTACAGAGGAGCGAACTCGCTGCTTAATCTATGAACTCATACCAAATGGCAGTGTGGAATCTCATCTGCACG GAGTTCACCAGGAACATGCTCCTCTTGATTGGGGTGCTCGGCTTAAGATAGCTCTTGGTGCTGCTCGTGGTCTGGCCTATCTGCATGAAGATTCGAGTCCACGAGTCATACACAGGGACTTCAAGTCCAGCAACATCTTGTTGGAACATGACTTTACGCCTAAAGTCTCTGATTTTGGTTTGGCTCGAACTGCATTGGATGAGGAAAATAAACACATTTCGACACGTGTAATGGGAACCTTTGG GTATGTCGCTCCAGAGTATGCAATGACCGGTCATCTGCTTGTGAAGAGTGATGTTTACAGTTATGGGGTTGTACTTCTTGAGCTGTTGACAGGTAGAAAACCAGTAGACATGTCTCAACCACCTGGTCAAGAGAATTTGGTTTCTTGGGCCCGCCCAGTGCTTACAAGTAAAGAAGGTTTAGAATCCATCATAGACCCAACTTTGGGCCCTGATTTTCCATTTGATGGTATCTCAAAGGTAGCTGCGATTGCTTCAATGTGCGTTCAACCAGAGGTATCAAACAGACCATTCATGGGTGAAGTTGTTCAGGCACTCAAATTAATATGCAATGAGTGTGATGAAACGAAAGAAATGGGGTCCAGAAGTTGTAGTCAGGAGGATCTGTCTCTAGACATGGATACTGGGATTTCTAACACTTTAGACTCCTTGGGAGTTCCTTTACATGGTCAATCCCCAGTCTCTCATTATGGTCAATCCCCAGTCTCTCATTATGATTGTGAGGTAGATGTTGAAAGGGGAATATCTGTATCAGATTTATTGAGCTCATCGGCAAGATATGCGATGCAAGATTCTGGGCCACTAGGGAGGCACTCAGGTTCAGGGCCTTTAACATTAGGAAAAGCAAGGCAGCTATGGCAAAAGATGAGGCGATTATCTGGGGGTACGGTGAGCGAGCATGGTTTGATGTTCAAGTCATGGCGTGGATCTCGGTGA
- the LOC113775258 gene encoding receptor-like serine/threonine-protein kinase ALE2 isoform X5, translated as MGVVVLQVVFSVLKVTVLAAFLAFQGSSGYSLPPSPSTFPVFSPGGDAIAAPPTPAGLPNGAFVDPPLLLPPLNSASAPQKVKDHIPSLPPSTLVLSPSDSMPIPVIANDTVPPLPPGPEASAPRASPSRISPQSPPTSLPLVPESVPSKPAQSRAPEAPFMATAPASNTHASKRAPQNSLPPGISSSILPVGLSPGKSPGNPLSIPPALPKEPPSTSSEPDTAPASSPVATPPNGTSTQQSPVSTSPAKVSGSNSPASQPSSFQWHHGKNYKRTPAPSVYMAPPPASAVEAPPDNSSSDPKTDFRFHAPPPLNPVSGSNSPASQPSSFQWHHGKNYKRTPAPSVYMAPPPASAVEAPPDNSSSDPKTDFRFHAPPPLNPGSSTPPSHFPFPTPKSYDSSSPSPHPSSSSQQMPIHSPKMSPTRPMPRMPKMPLQLPFQALPPPPPNGDCTSFTCSEPLTNGAPGSPCVCVLPIQVGLRLSVALYNFFPLVSEFAAEVAAGVFLKPSQVRIMGANAASQDPEKTIVLTDLVPLGETFDNTTAYLTFRRFWLKEVIIQTSLFGDYEVLYVHYPGLPPSPPSASSDIGTIETDPYSSRNNNGAAIKPFGVDVGRQHHRGGLSRSVIAIIVLSTSIVVIFCCAIAWVLVLKHREQLCPPDSTPPATMPSLAKSSGIPASMIGSGPSSAALSYGSSIAAYAGSAKCFSTCDMEKATDNFSETRILGEGGFGRVYSGVLEDGTHVAVKVLKRADQQGGREFLSEIEMLSRLHHRNLVKLIGICTEERTRCLIYELIPNGSVESHLHGNIVFCLYKFQPCFPAIFICFLCLLSGVHQEHAPLDWGARLKIALGAARGLAYLHEDSSPRVIHRDFKSSNILLEHDFTPKVSDFGLARTALDEENKHISTRVMGTFGYVAPEYAMTGHLLVKSDVYSYGVVLLELLTGRKPVDMSQPPGQENLVSWARPVLTSKEGLESIIDPTLGPDFPFDGISKVAAIASMCVQPEVSNRPFMGEVVQALKLICNECDETKEMGSRSCSQEDLSLDMDTGISNTLDSLGVPLHGQSPVSHYGQSPVSHYDCEVDVERGISVSDLLSSSARYAMQDSGPLGRHSGSGPLTLGKARQLWQKMRRLSGGTVSEHGLMFKSWRGSR; from the exons ATGGGAGTGGTGGTGCTGCAAGTTGTGTTCTCGGTGCTGAAGGTCACTGTCTTGGCTGCTTTCTTGGCGTTTCAAGGATCTTCTG GGTATAGCTTGCCTCCATCTCCATCAACATTTCCTGTATTTTCTCCAGGTGGCGATGCAATAGCTGCTCCACCGACCCCAGCAGGTCTCCCTAATG GGGCATTTGTGGACCCTCCACTCTTATTGCCGCCTCTTAATTCTGCGTCCGCACCCCAAAAGGTGAAAGATCATATACCATCTCTTCCACCAAGTACTCTAGTTTTGTCGCCAAGTGATTCAATGCCGATCCCGGTAATTGCTAATGACACCGTCCCTCCATTGCCACCAGGTCCTGAAGCCTCAG CACCACGAGCATCTCCATCAAGAATATCTCCACAAAGTCCACCAACTAGCCTACCACTTGTACCGGAATCCGTTCCTTCAAAACCTGCTCAAAGTAGGGCTCCCGAAGCTCCTTTTATGGCAACTGCCCCAG CATCCAACACACATGCATCAAAGAGAGCACCACAAAATTCACTGCCCCCTGGGATATCATCATCCATTCTTCCTG TTGGACTGTCCCCAGGCAAGTCACCAGGGAACCCATTATCTATTCCACCAGCATTACCCAAAGAACCTCCTTCCACTTCGTCAG AGCCTGATACAGCTCCTGCATCATCTCCTGTTGCCACACCACCAAATGGAACAAGCACCCAGCAGTCGCCTGTGAGCACTTCACCAGCAAAAG TTTCAGGGTCCAACTCCCCTGCATCTCAACCTTCTTCATTTCAATGGCATCATGGGAAGAATTATAAGAGAACTCCTGCTCCATCAGTATATATGGCTCCTCCTCCTGCTTCGGCTGTAGAAG CTCCTCCAGATAATTCAAGCTCAGACCCGAAGACTGACTTTAGGTTCCATGCTCCTCCACCCCTAAACCCAG TTTCAGGCTCCAACTCCCCTGCATCTCAACCTTCTTCATTTCAATGGCATCATGGGAAGAATTATAAGAGAACTCCTGCTCCATCAGTATATATGGCTCCTCCTCCTGCTTCGGCTGTAGAAG CTCCTCCAGATAATTCAAGCTCAGACCCGAAGACTGACTTTAGGTTCCATGCTCCTCCACCCCTAAACCCAG GATCCTCAACACCCCCATCTCATTTTCCCTTTCCTACACCAAAAAGCTATGATTCTTCCTCGCCATCACCACATCCTTCATCTTCATCTCAACAAA TGCCAATTCATTCCCCGAAAATGTCTCCCACAAGACCTATGCCAAGGATGCCAAAGATGCCTCTCCAGCTACCTTTTCAAGCATTACCACCTCCACCTCCTAATGGAG ATTGCACATCATTTACGTGCTCAGAGCCATTGACAAATGGTGCTCCTGGATCTCCATGCGTTTGTGTCCTACCTATACAAGTTGGACTCCGCCTAAGTGTTGCATTGTACAATTTCTTCCCTTTAGTTTCAGAGTTCGCAGCAGAAGTAGCTGCTGGAGTGTTTTTGAAGCCAAGTCAAGTTCGGATTATGGGGGCAAACGCTGCCAGCCAGGATCCAGAAAAGACCATTGTCCTCACTGACTTAGTACCCCTGGGAGAAACATTTGATAATACCACAGCTTATCTGACATTTCGAAGATTCTGGCTCAAAGAAGTTATTATACAAACTTCACTCTTTGGAGACTACGAAGTGCTTTATGTACATTATCCAG GTCTTCCACCCTCTCCACCTTCTGCATCTTCTGATATTGGTACTATAGAAACTGACCCTTATTCTAGTCGCAACAACAATGGAGCGGCCATAAAGCCATTTGGGGTTGATGTGGGCAGACAGCATCACAGAGGTGGGCTAAGTCGAAGTGTGATAGCAATTATAGTTTTGTCTACCTCTATAGTTGTAATTTTCTGCTGCGCTATTGCATGGGTATTGGTTTTAAAACACAGAGAGCAGCTCTGCCCTCCAGACTCTACTCCACCAGCTACTATGCCTTCCCTTGCAAAATCATCAG GGATTCCTGCCTCTATGATTGGAAGTGGGCCAAGTTCTGCTGCGTTATCTTATGGTTCTAGCATTGCAGCATATGCTGGTTCTGCAAAATGTTTTAGTACATGTGATATGGAGAAAGCCACAGATAACTTCAGTGAAACAAGAATACTTGGTGAAGGCGGCTTTGGTCGTGTTTATAGTGGCGTGCTTGAAGATGGGACTCATGTGGCTGTAAAAGTTCTAAAGCGAGCTGACCAGCAGGGAGGTCGTGAGTTCTTGTCGGAAATAGAGATGCTTAGTCGCCTTCATCACCGAAACTTGGTCAAGTTGATTGGTATATGTACAGAGGAGCGAACTCGCTGCTTAATCTATGAACTCATACCAAATGGCAGTGTGGAATCTCATCTGCACGGTAATATTGTCTTCTGTTTATATAAGTTCCAACCTTGTTTCCCGGCTATATTTATATGCTTTCTTTGCTTGCTCTCAGGAGTTCACCAGGAACATGCTCCTCTTGATTGGGGTGCTCGGCTTAAGATAGCTCTTGGTGCTGCTCGTGGTCTGGCCTATCTGCATGAAGATTCGAGTCCACGAGTCATACACAGGGACTTCAAGTCCAGCAACATCTTGTTGGAACATGACTTTACGCCTAAAGTCTCTGATTTTGGTTTGGCTCGAACTGCATTGGATGAGGAAAATAAACACATTTCGACACGTGTAATGGGAACCTTTGG GTATGTCGCTCCAGAGTATGCAATGACCGGTCATCTGCTTGTGAAGAGTGATGTTTACAGTTATGGGGTTGTACTTCTTGAGCTGTTGACAGGTAGAAAACCAGTAGACATGTCTCAACCACCTGGTCAAGAGAATTTGGTTTCTTGGGCCCGCCCAGTGCTTACAAGTAAAGAAGGTTTAGAATCCATCATAGACCCAACTTTGGGCCCTGATTTTCCATTTGATGGTATCTCAAAGGTAGCTGCGATTGCTTCAATGTGCGTTCAACCAGAGGTATCAAACAGACCATTCATGGGTGAAGTTGTTCAGGCACTCAAATTAATATGCAATGAGTGTGATGAAACGAAAGAAATGGGGTCCAGAAGTTGTAGTCAGGAGGATCTGTCTCTAGACATGGATACTGGGATTTCTAACACTTTAGACTCCTTGGGAGTTCCTTTACATGGTCAATCCCCAGTCTCTCATTATGGTCAATCCCCAGTCTCTCATTATGATTGTGAGGTAGATGTTGAAAGGGGAATATCTGTATCAGATTTATTGAGCTCATCGGCAAGATATGCGATGCAAGATTCTGGGCCACTAGGGAGGCACTCAGGTTCAGGGCCTTTAACATTAGGAAAAGCAAGGCAGCTATGGCAAAAGATGAGGCGATTATCTGGGGGTACGGTGAGCGAGCATGGTTTGATGTTCAAGTCATGGCGTGGATCTCGGTGA
- the LOC113775258 gene encoding receptor-like serine/threonine-protein kinase ALE2 isoform X4, whose protein sequence is MGVVVLQVVFSVLKVTVLAAFLAFQGSSGYSLPPSPSTFPVFSPGGDAIAAPPTPAGAFVDPPLLLPPLNSASAPQKVKDHIPSLPPSTLVLSPSDSMPIPVIANDTVPPLPPGPEASAPRASPSRISPQSPPTSLPLVPESVPSKPAQSRAPEAPFMATAPASNTHASKRAPQNSLPPGISSSILPVGLSPGKSPGNPLSIPPALPKEPPSTSSEPDTAPASSPVATPPNGTSTQQSPVSTSPAKAPSVHDNMGNSDNAPSPLPSRNAPVVSGSNSPASQPSSFQWHHGKNYKRTPAPSVYMAPPPASAVEAPPDNSSSDPKTDFRFHAPPPLNPVSGSNSPASQPSSFQWHHGKNYKRTPAPSVYMAPPPASAVEAPPDNSSSDPKTDFRFHAPPPLNPGSSTPPSHFPFPTPKSYDSSSPSPHPSSSSQQMPIHSPKMSPTRPMPRMPKMPLQLPFQALPPPPPNGDCTSFTCSEPLTNGAPGSPCVCVLPIQVGLRLSVALYNFFPLVSEFAAEVAAGVFLKPSQVRIMGANAASQDPEKTIVLTDLVPLGETFDNTTAYLTFRRFWLKEVIIQTSLFGDYEVLYVHYPGLPPSPPSASSDIGTIETDPYSSRNNNGAAIKPFGVDVGRQHHRGGLSRSVIAIIVLSTSIVVIFCCAIAWVLVLKHREQLCPPDSTPPATMPSLAKSSGIPASMIGSGPSSAALSYGSSIAAYAGSAKCFSTCDMEKATDNFSETRILGEGGFGRVYSGVLEDGTHVAVKVLKRADQQGGREFLSEIEMLSRLHHRNLVKLIGICTEERTRCLIYELIPNGSVESHLHGNIVFCLYKFQPCFPAIFICFLCLLSGVHQEHAPLDWGARLKIALGAARGLAYLHEDSSPRVIHRDFKSSNILLEHDFTPKVSDFGLARTALDEENKHISTRVMGTFGYVAPEYAMTGHLLVKSDVYSYGVVLLELLTGRKPVDMSQPPGQENLVSWARPVLTSKEGLESIIDPTLGPDFPFDGISKVAAIASMCVQPEVSNRPFMGEVVQALKLICNECDETKEMGSRSCSQEDLSLDMDTGISNTLDSLGVPLHGQSPVSHYGQSPVSHYDCEVDVERGISVSDLLSSSARYAMQDSGPLGRHSGSGPLTLGKARQLWQKMRRLSGGTVSEHGLMFKSWRGSR, encoded by the exons ATGGGAGTGGTGGTGCTGCAAGTTGTGTTCTCGGTGCTGAAGGTCACTGTCTTGGCTGCTTTCTTGGCGTTTCAAGGATCTTCTG GGTATAGCTTGCCTCCATCTCCATCAACATTTCCTGTATTTTCTCCAGGTGGCGATGCAATAGCTGCTCCACCGACCCCAGCAG GGGCATTTGTGGACCCTCCACTCTTATTGCCGCCTCTTAATTCTGCGTCCGCACCCCAAAAGGTGAAAGATCATATACCATCTCTTCCACCAAGTACTCTAGTTTTGTCGCCAAGTGATTCAATGCCGATCCCGGTAATTGCTAATGACACCGTCCCTCCATTGCCACCAGGTCCTGAAGCCTCAG CACCACGAGCATCTCCATCAAGAATATCTCCACAAAGTCCACCAACTAGCCTACCACTTGTACCGGAATCCGTTCCTTCAAAACCTGCTCAAAGTAGGGCTCCCGAAGCTCCTTTTATGGCAACTGCCCCAG CATCCAACACACATGCATCAAAGAGAGCACCACAAAATTCACTGCCCCCTGGGATATCATCATCCATTCTTCCTG TTGGACTGTCCCCAGGCAAGTCACCAGGGAACCCATTATCTATTCCACCAGCATTACCCAAAGAACCTCCTTCCACTTCGTCAG AGCCTGATACAGCTCCTGCATCATCTCCTGTTGCCACACCACCAAATGGAACAAGCACCCAGCAGTCGCCTGTGAGCACTTCACCAGCAAAAG CTCCATCTGTTCATGATAATATGGGGAATTCCGATAATGCTCCATCTCCTCTTCCATCCCGCAATGCTCCTGTAGTTTCAGGGTCCAACTCCCCTGCATCTCAACCTTCTTCATTTCAATGGCATCATGGGAAGAATTATAAGAGAACTCCTGCTCCATCAGTATATATGGCTCCTCCTCCTGCTTCGGCTGTAGAAG CTCCTCCAGATAATTCAAGCTCAGACCCGAAGACTGACTTTAGGTTCCATGCTCCTCCACCCCTAAACCCAG TTTCAGGCTCCAACTCCCCTGCATCTCAACCTTCTTCATTTCAATGGCATCATGGGAAGAATTATAAGAGAACTCCTGCTCCATCAGTATATATGGCTCCTCCTCCTGCTTCGGCTGTAGAAG CTCCTCCAGATAATTCAAGCTCAGACCCGAAGACTGACTTTAGGTTCCATGCTCCTCCACCCCTAAACCCAG GATCCTCAACACCCCCATCTCATTTTCCCTTTCCTACACCAAAAAGCTATGATTCTTCCTCGCCATCACCACATCCTTCATCTTCATCTCAACAAA TGCCAATTCATTCCCCGAAAATGTCTCCCACAAGACCTATGCCAAGGATGCCAAAGATGCCTCTCCAGCTACCTTTTCAAGCATTACCACCTCCACCTCCTAATGGAG ATTGCACATCATTTACGTGCTCAGAGCCATTGACAAATGGTGCTCCTGGATCTCCATGCGTTTGTGTCCTACCTATACAAGTTGGACTCCGCCTAAGTGTTGCATTGTACAATTTCTTCCCTTTAGTTTCAGAGTTCGCAGCAGAAGTAGCTGCTGGAGTGTTTTTGAAGCCAAGTCAAGTTCGGATTATGGGGGCAAACGCTGCCAGCCAGGATCCAGAAAAGACCATTGTCCTCACTGACTTAGTACCCCTGGGAGAAACATTTGATAATACCACAGCTTATCTGACATTTCGAAGATTCTGGCTCAAAGAAGTTATTATACAAACTTCACTCTTTGGAGACTACGAAGTGCTTTATGTACATTATCCAG GTCTTCCACCCTCTCCACCTTCTGCATCTTCTGATATTGGTACTATAGAAACTGACCCTTATTCTAGTCGCAACAACAATGGAGCGGCCATAAAGCCATTTGGGGTTGATGTGGGCAGACAGCATCACAGAGGTGGGCTAAGTCGAAGTGTGATAGCAATTATAGTTTTGTCTACCTCTATAGTTGTAATTTTCTGCTGCGCTATTGCATGGGTATTGGTTTTAAAACACAGAGAGCAGCTCTGCCCTCCAGACTCTACTCCACCAGCTACTATGCCTTCCCTTGCAAAATCATCAG GGATTCCTGCCTCTATGATTGGAAGTGGGCCAAGTTCTGCTGCGTTATCTTATGGTTCTAGCATTGCAGCATATGCTGGTTCTGCAAAATGTTTTAGTACATGTGATATGGAGAAAGCCACAGATAACTTCAGTGAAACAAGAATACTTGGTGAAGGCGGCTTTGGTCGTGTTTATAGTGGCGTGCTTGAAGATGGGACTCATGTGGCTGTAAAAGTTCTAAAGCGAGCTGACCAGCAGGGAGGTCGTGAGTTCTTGTCGGAAATAGAGATGCTTAGTCGCCTTCATCACCGAAACTTGGTCAAGTTGATTGGTATATGTACAGAGGAGCGAACTCGCTGCTTAATCTATGAACTCATACCAAATGGCAGTGTGGAATCTCATCTGCACGGTAATATTGTCTTCTGTTTATATAAGTTCCAACCTTGTTTCCCGGCTATATTTATATGCTTTCTTTGCTTGCTCTCAGGAGTTCACCAGGAACATGCTCCTCTTGATTGGGGTGCTCGGCTTAAGATAGCTCTTGGTGCTGCTCGTGGTCTGGCCTATCTGCATGAAGATTCGAGTCCACGAGTCATACACAGGGACTTCAAGTCCAGCAACATCTTGTTGGAACATGACTTTACGCCTAAAGTCTCTGATTTTGGTTTGGCTCGAACTGCATTGGATGAGGAAAATAAACACATTTCGACACGTGTAATGGGAACCTTTGG GTATGTCGCTCCAGAGTATGCAATGACCGGTCATCTGCTTGTGAAGAGTGATGTTTACAGTTATGGGGTTGTACTTCTTGAGCTGTTGACAGGTAGAAAACCAGTAGACATGTCTCAACCACCTGGTCAAGAGAATTTGGTTTCTTGGGCCCGCCCAGTGCTTACAAGTAAAGAAGGTTTAGAATCCATCATAGACCCAACTTTGGGCCCTGATTTTCCATTTGATGGTATCTCAAAGGTAGCTGCGATTGCTTCAATGTGCGTTCAACCAGAGGTATCAAACAGACCATTCATGGGTGAAGTTGTTCAGGCACTCAAATTAATATGCAATGAGTGTGATGAAACGAAAGAAATGGGGTCCAGAAGTTGTAGTCAGGAGGATCTGTCTCTAGACATGGATACTGGGATTTCTAACACTTTAGACTCCTTGGGAGTTCCTTTACATGGTCAATCCCCAGTCTCTCATTATGGTCAATCCCCAGTCTCTCATTATGATTGTGAGGTAGATGTTGAAAGGGGAATATCTGTATCAGATTTATTGAGCTCATCGGCAAGATATGCGATGCAAGATTCTGGGCCACTAGGGAGGCACTCAGGTTCAGGGCCTTTAACATTAGGAAAAGCAAGGCAGCTATGGCAAAAGATGAGGCGATTATCTGGGGGTACGGTGAGCGAGCATGGTTTGATGTTCAAGTCATGGCGTGGATCTCGGTGA